One region of Epilithonimonas zeae genomic DNA includes:
- a CDS encoding DUF262 domain-containing protein has protein sequence MAELIYNIKNIFSTHIDGCLLDYEAEFYHIASYQRGYKWGFDENGAVSILLNDLWSTFTKSLDQKKPVDYYLQYITLKKSDGTNYLEVIDGQQRLTTLSIMLSILSYLTGEDNIAKNRLDYAVRSNFFKNYIYQNEKLEGLLECEWDRKTGLILEEESFNNQDTFYLFGALKKCHSFFSELDVEHQKKFYDFLLHQVQIIVNVVEHVSSEKVFSNLNSNKIPLTEAELIKALFITKHARLSDDLRKKSFREIQEQRLILGRRWDEIENWVNDKVVQSYYFGSFNDPMFGFLSLVAKSIEDVSFKEQTSHHELFNFFNHLDVDVLQKELYHTFWILKDWLKDPIIYNRLGYLFFHKGSKFSVKDFIKYFKYKSKEGFYNKLLKKVIANIPTGLDINYEDNPNEIHQVLLALNVLSGNSKFDFYNYVKEKWTLEHIFPQTPEGKKNILTDSDKENIIQMVNEDDKPKVEKVIRKKERTPEEKLVYTDALKRSGYIHHLGNMCLLSNVDNILNGCGFYDEKRTKLLTRIKNGGFIPSHTIEVFTKSIFDENPGDFTRWNKENIDQHGQIIHDKISTLTQSLKEEVQDESR, from the coding sequence ATGGCAGAACTGATTTACAATATCAAAAATATTTTTTCGACCCATATAGACGGTTGCTTGCTAGACTATGAGGCCGAATTTTACCATATAGCATCCTATCAGCGAGGTTACAAGTGGGGTTTTGATGAAAATGGTGCGGTAAGTATTTTGCTGAATGATTTATGGAGTACCTTTACTAAATCTCTAGACCAAAAAAAACCGGTGGATTATTATCTGCAGTACATTACACTAAAAAAAAGTGACGGCACAAATTATCTAGAGGTAATTGATGGGCAACAACGGCTAACAACACTTTCTATAATGTTGTCCATTCTTTCCTATTTAACTGGTGAAGATAATATTGCCAAAAATCGATTGGATTATGCCGTTCGCTCTAATTTTTTTAAAAACTACATCTACCAAAACGAAAAATTAGAAGGCCTATTGGAATGTGAATGGGATCGCAAGACAGGACTTATCCTTGAAGAAGAAAGCTTTAACAATCAGGATACGTTTTATTTATTTGGAGCTTTAAAAAAATGTCATTCATTTTTTAGTGAATTAGATGTTGAACACCAAAAGAAGTTTTACGATTTTCTCTTACATCAAGTACAAATCATTGTGAATGTAGTAGAGCACGTGAGTAGTGAAAAAGTTTTTTCAAATTTAAACAGTAATAAAATACCGCTTACTGAAGCAGAACTGATCAAGGCTTTGTTTATCACTAAACATGCTCGTTTATCTGATGATTTGAGAAAAAAATCGTTTAGAGAAATTCAGGAGCAACGCTTGATCTTGGGCAGACGTTGGGATGAAATTGAGAATTGGGTAAATGATAAAGTTGTTCAGAGTTATTATTTTGGTTCGTTCAATGATCCTATGTTTGGTTTTCTTTCATTGGTTGCCAAAAGCATAGAGGATGTATCTTTCAAAGAGCAAACGAGCCATCATGAACTGTTCAATTTTTTTAATCATTTAGATGTGGATGTCCTACAAAAAGAATTGTATCATACTTTTTGGATATTAAAGGATTGGCTCAAAGACCCAATCATCTATAACCGATTAGGGTATTTGTTTTTTCATAAAGGGTCAAAGTTTAGTGTAAAAGATTTTATCAAATACTTTAAGTATAAATCTAAAGAAGGTTTTTACAACAAATTGCTAAAGAAAGTTATTGCCAACATTCCAACAGGATTGGATATTAATTATGAGGACAATCCCAATGAAATTCATCAAGTACTGTTGGCTTTAAATGTGTTGTCAGGAAATTCGAAATTTGATTTTTACAATTACGTCAAAGAAAAATGGACACTTGAACATATTTTTCCACAAACGCCGGAAGGTAAGAAAAACATACTTACTGATAGCGATAAGGAAAACATTATCCAAATGGTAAACGAAGATGATAAGCCTAAAGTGGAAAAAGTAATTCGTAAGAAAGAAAGAACACCAGAGGAAAAGCTTGTTTATACAGATGCCTTGAAACGATCGGGGTATATTCATCATTTGGGGAATATGTGTTTACTTTCAAATGTTGACAATATTTTGAATGGCTGTGGTTTCTACGATGAAAAACGAACGAAACTTCTTACACGTATAAAAAATGGTGGATTTATACCATCACATACGATAGAAGTGTTTACCAAATCGATATTTGATGAAAATCCGGGTGATTTTACACGTTGGAACAAAGAAAATATCGATCAGCACGGACAGATTATTCACGACAAAATTTCAACCCTAACCCAATCATTAAAAGAAGAAGTTCAAGATGAAAGCAGGTAA